The Anabas testudineus chromosome 11, fAnaTes1.2, whole genome shotgun sequence genome has a segment encoding these proteins:
- the LOC113155447 gene encoding zinc finger protein 385D-like produces MYFGNMCHSVLPPLARPTLGRSQLSPDPKPVLPFHLLPGFTDMDHVHKALIGPNFGLTSPLKRKPSSCGVCRLRFNSEAQASSHFSGTKHAKRLKSLDAPDSKIRTSEPVTKETTSRILLSPCSQPSSSDTASGEPSVPYPTSEVVASSNVPTETVKAPSDPSLSSCQRTPEKETQRDVDAEAAPEEETEDEKAMRLLYCSLCKVAVNSASQLQAHNSGTKHKTMLEARSGDGAIKSFPRTGVKSKLAAPSESSTGLQNKTFHCEICDVHVNSETQLKQHISSRRHKDRAAGKPAKPKFSPYTPTQRHQSFQAIRLALQKNQDLTPPLASCLLQRQLSVAAAATMAPLPAFPLRPASHSNPTLFQSQPLPQALLHPAPGPICSTHTPVLFSPY; encoded by the exons ATGTATTTTG GTAATATGTGTCACAGCGTTCTGCCACCGCTGGCCCGTCCCACGCTGGGCAGGTCCCAGCTCTCCCCCGACCCGAAGCCAGTCCTCCCCTTCCACCTGCTGCCTGGATTTACTGAC ATGGATCATGTCCATAAAGCTCTGATTGGCCCAAACTTTGGTCTAACCTCACCTTTGAAGCGAAAGCCCAGTTCCTGTGGAGTCTGTCGACTGAGGTTCAACTCTGAG GCACAGGCATCCTCCCATTTCAGTGGCACCAAACACGCAAAAAGGCTGAAATCTCTGGACGCCCCAGATTCAAAGATCAGGACCTCTGAACCGGTCACCAAGGAAACCACATCACGAATCCTCTTGTCGCCCTGCTCACAGCCCTCCAGCTCTGACACAGCATCGGGAG AACCCTCAGTCCCATACCCTACCTCAGAGGTGGTAGCGTCGAGCAATGTCCCTACTGAAACTGTGAAAGCACCCTCTGACCCCTCCCTGTCATCCTGTCAGAGGACaccagagaaagagacacaaagagatgTAGACGCTGAGGCGGCTccagaggaagagacagaagacgAGAAAGCCATGCGTCTTCTCTACTGCTCCCTCTGCAAGGTGGCTGTGAACTCTGCCTCACAGCTGCAGGCCCATAACAGCG GCACCAAGCACAAGACAATGCTAGAAGCCAGAAGTGGCGATGGAGCCATCAAGTCCTTCCCGAGGACAGGGGTCAAGTCCAAGTTGGCAGCGCCGTCTGAGTCATCAACTGGACTCCAGAATAAAACTTTCCACTGTGAGATTTGTGATGTGCATGTCAACTCTGAGACTCAGCTCAAACAG CACATCAGCAGTCGGAGACACAAGGATAGAGCAGCAGGTAAACCAGCCAAGCCTAAGTTCAGCCCCTACACTCCCACCCAGCGTCATCAGAGTTTCCAGGCA ATCCGGCTGGCTCTACAGAAGAACCAAGACCTGACCCCTCCTCTGGCCTCGTGTCTCCTACAGCGTCAACTCTCCGTCGCCGCTGCTGCCACCATGGCACCGCTGCCCGCTTTTCCCCTCCGGCCCGCCTCACACTCAAACCCAACCCTCTTTCAGAGTCAGCCCCTACCCCAGGCGCTACTGCATCCGGCCCCTGGACCCATCTGCTCCACACACACGCCGGTTCTGTTTTCCCCTTACTGA
- the LOC113155496 gene encoding ras-related protein Rab-25-like: MGSDESYNFVFKVVLIGESGVGKSNLLSRFTKNEFNHDSRTTIGVEFSTRTVQVDNFTIKAQIWDTAGLERYRAITSAYYRGAVGALLVYDISKHLTYESAERWLKELYDHADPHMVVMLVGNKKDLESVRTVPTEEAKDFAEKKGLMFMETSALDSTNVEAAFNEVLTAIHKKVSSREVTRGSICAVTLSSPIGPKSEAQEERRGCCKSS; encoded by the exons ATGGGGTCAGATGAGTCGTACAATTTTGTCTTTAAAG ttgttttgatAGGAGAGTCCGGTGTCGGGAAAAGCAACCTCCTGTCTCGCTTCACCAAGAATGAGTTCAATCATGACAGCCGTACCACCATCGGTGTCGAGTTCAGCACGAGGACCGTTCAAGTGGACAACTTCACTATCAAAGCTCAAATCTGGGACACAGCTGGACTGGAACGCTACAGGGCCATCACCTCAGC GTATTACAGGGGAGCAGTAGGAGCACTGTTGGTCTACGACATCAGCAAGCACCTGACATATGAGAGCGCAGAGCGATGGCTGAAAGAGCTGTATGACCATGCAGACCCTCACATGGTGGTCATGCTGGTGGGAAACAAGAAGGACCTGGAGAGCGTCAGGACCGTGCCCACAGAGGAAGCCAAGGACTTTGCGG AGAAGAAAGGCCTTATGTTTATGGAGACATCAGCGTTGGACTCTACCAATGTTGAAGCTGCTTTCAACGAAGTCCTCACAG CGATCCACAAGAAGGTGTCTAGTAGAGAGGTGACCCGTGGCTCCATCTGTGCTGTGACCCTGTCCAGCCCCATTGGACCAAAGAGTGAGGCACAAGAGGAGCGCAGAGGCTGCTGCAAGAGCTCCTAA